In Castor canadensis chromosome 6, mCasCan1.hap1v2, whole genome shotgun sequence, the genomic window GCTCTGAGGGACGTCAGAACTCAGTTCACCTGCTCAGTGTCCACCCCCCGCCCCGTCCCCTGACAGGAGGAGCCTGGGGCCGATCGACTGTACGGCCTTGCGCAAGTCCGTCTACCCgcgcctcagtttccccacctgcgAAGGGAGGAGTGTAAGGAGAACTTGGGGTCCCCCAGGGCTGAGGCTGAGGGCCTCAGAGGGGGCAAAGGTCAGGCCTCCTGAGGGAGGGACAGAGCTGCCCTTCCTCACCAGAGGACTGCTGGCCACGCTGCGGCCACCGCGTTCCCACCCTGCCTGGCCACGGGGCCGGGTTGGGGGCGGTGCAGGACTGGAACCTGGGACGTCCCCTGCCCGGTCCTCGGAGCCAGGGTCTGTCCCCGTCCGTCCCCCTGTGGTGCAGGCCAGCCCCGTCCGATGGAGGAGTGGACAGAGGGAGCTGACCACCACCCTGGGGCCATGGGAGGGCCCTGTGGAGGGCGTGGGGCACAGGAGGGACAGCGTGGCCGTGGGTGGACACGGCGGGAGGACATGTGTGCAGAGCCGCGGGCGCCTGGTGACTTTAATCCTGCTCAACCGACTTTGGGTTATTTTGAGCGAGAGATTAAGGCTGATTACGCTGGGGGGgtagagagagagcgagagagagcgagagagagcgaGGGGCTCTCAGGAGGCCGAGGGACAGAAGCCACGGCCTTGGCGCAGGTTCCCGGCCATGGTGAAGCCCAAAGCCCTTCCCAGACCTTGTGGAGGTCACGTCCACGGCCGGCCTGCGCGGCCATCTTCTCTTCCTTGGGGACTTGGGGAGCCCTGGGGCCGCCGGCCTCCCCCCCTTTAGATCGGGGCTCCCCCGCGCCGTGTCCCATtttgtgtcattttgttttgttctcatcCCAGCCTCCTTAGCAGGCGTCCATATTGGTGACAGCGTTCAGCTGGCCGCCAGCCTGGCCGTGGGACAGTGACAGGGCCGCTGTAAATCCAGACGCTAACAAGCAAGGGTCTCCCTCCTGCGGGGGACACGGGGGACAGGAGGTGTCTGGGGTCACAAGAGGGGACGGCAGGACCCCAGCTGGTGCCACTGTGTGGGGTGGGCCTGGCCCCGTGCGCCGTCCCGCAAGGCGTCAGGAGGGACACTGAGCCCTCGGCGTGAGCAGGGCCGGGGTGGACGGGCGGCCTCAGGTGGGGGACGCAGGGAGAGGGGTCCCTGCGAGGCCATGCGAAGCCAGGGGACTTCTTGGTAGAATTGGCTTCCCCAACACGGGACAGGGACGGCCCCAAGTCCTGGGCACCCGCCTGGTTcatctggggaaactgaggctccgtGTGGCAGAGCGGGCACACCGAGGCCTGGGAGGTGACCTGAGCCCTGGCTGGACAATTCCTGTGTCTGCCAAGGCTGGACACTCAGGGAAGGACACTCAGCCCAGGCCTGGGACGCTGAGGGGGACTCGTGGACGCCCCCTTGGTGCTGTGCCCACCACCACTTCTGGGCCCAGAAATGTCATTAGCTCCCCGGGTGGGGGGGCGCAGGGTCCATCCGGTCACTCAGGTGCGTCCTGGACACAGCCTCTTCTTGTACGCCGAGTGACTTTGGGTCTCGTCTGCCCGGGACCGCACAGGCCACGTGCACCGCTGGCCGTGAAGAGGACGTTGTGTCCCCTTGGCAGACGAGGACAGAGATTGGGGGAGATGTCGGCCTTTCTGGGTCACTTCGGGTGCCCTGGGCTCTGAGGTCCCTGTGTGAGGGTGTCCCCAGTTTTACAGCAAAAGCtgcggggggggggtggtggtcaCTTTGTCCCTGTGGCCTTCAGTGTGGCACCTGTGACCggctgtctttcctttttttgtctcaCGCCAGGATCGCCTGTGGACGGAGGGACGGCGTTTGCCAGGACAGGACACGCAGGCCCATGGGGAAGGAGGCCGCGGCCCCTGCAGGACCCGGACGGAAAACGGGGGGCTGCGAACCGTGAGGGGGGGGGTCCTCCCTCCCAGCACCCGCTGCCCGCGGCCATGCGGCCGGGCGCAGGACGCCCCTGAGAGCGCGGCCAGCTCCCCGTCCCGCCCGCCGCCCCTTCCGGCTGGGGGAGGCCACGCGGTCCCAGTCCCCTCCTTGGGACAAGGCTGACCGGGGCGTCCCTCGAGGCCCGTCTCGATGGCCGGGCGCGGGTGGAGCCTGCTGTGGGCGTGCGTGGCGGCGGCCACCCTGCTGCACGCGGGCGGGGTGGCCCAGGGCGACTGCTGGCTGATCGAGGGGGACAAGGGGTTCGTGTGGCTGGCCATCTGCAGCCAGAACCAGCCGCCCTACGAGGCCATCCCGCAGCAGATGAACGCCACCATCGTGGACCTGCGTCTGAACGAGAACCGGATCCGGAGCGTGCAGTACGCCTCGCTCAGCCGCTTCGGGAACCTCACGTACCTGAACCTGACCAAGAACGAGATCGGGTACATCGAGGACGGGGCCTTCTCCGGCCAGTTCAACCTGCAGGTGCTGCAGCTGGGCTACAACCGACTGCGCAACCTCACGGAGGGGATGCTGCGGGGGCTGGGCAAGCTGGAGTACCTGTACCTGCAGGCCAACCTCATCGAGGTGGTCATGTCCAGCGCCTTCTGGGAGTGTCCCAACATCGTCAACATCGACCTGTCCATGAACCGCATCCAGCAGCTGGGCAGCGCCACCTTCGCGGGGCTGGCCAAGCTGTCCGTGTGCGAGCTGTACAGCAACCCGTTCTACTGCTCCTGCGAGCTCCTGGGCTTCCTGCGCTGGCTGGCCGCCTTCACCAACGCCACGCAGACGCACGACCGCGTCCAGTGCGAGTCCCCGCCCGTCTACGCCGGCTACTTCCTGCTGGGCCAGGGCCAGCACGGCACCCACAGCATCCTCAGCAAGCTGCAGTCCGTCTGCACCGAGGACTCGTACGCTGTCGAGGTGGCCGGGCCTCGCCTGGCGTCCGGCGGCCCTCAGCCCGGACGCTCCCAGCCGCCGCCCCGgccgccgcccccgccgccgcccccgcTCCTGCCGGAGGAGCCCAGCGACCCGCCGTGCTCTGAGGACGAATGCTTCTCGGGGGACGGCACCACGCCGCTGGTCACCCTGCCCACGCTGGCCACCCAGGCGGAGGCCAGGCCGCTGATGAAGGTCAAGCAGCTGACCCAGAACTCAGCCACCATCACGGTCCAGCTGCCCAGCCCGTTCAACCGCATGTACACGCTGGAGCACTTCAACAACAGCAAGTCGTCCACCGTGTCCAAGCTGACGCGGGCCCAGGAGGACATCCGGCTGACCAACCTGTACACGCTGACCAACTACACCTACTGCGTGGTGTCCACCAGCTCGGGCACGCACCACAACCACACCTGCCTCACCATCTGCCTGCCCAAGCCGCCCAGCCCGCCGGGCCCCGTGCCCAGCCCGTCCACGGCCACCCACTACATCATGACCACGCTGGGCTGTCTCTTCGGCATGGTGCTCGTGCTGGGCGCCGTCTACTACGGCCTGAGGAAGCGCAGGAGACGGGACGAGGCGCACAAAAAGGCCGCCGCTGTGGCCGCGGGCGGCGGCCTCAAGAAAACCATCGTCGAGCTCAAGTACGGACCCGAGATGGAAGCTCCCGGCCTGGCCCCGCTGTCCCAGGGCCCGCTGCTGGGCCCCGAGGCTGTGGCCCGAATCCCATACCTGCCGGCCGCCGCCAGCGAGGTGGATCAGTACAAGCTGGTGGACAGCGGCGAGACGCCCAAGGCCACCAAAGGTCACTACATGGAGGTTCGTACCGGGGACCCCGCGGAACACAGGGACTGCGAGCTGGGCCGGCCTGGCCCTGACAGCCAGAGCTCGGTGGCCGAGATCTCCACCATCGCCAAGGAGGTGGACAAGGTCAACCAGATCATCAACAACTGCATCGACGCCCTCAAGTCCGAGTCCACGCCCTTCCAGGGCGCCAAGTCCGGAGCCGCGTGCACGGCTGAGCCACAGCTGGTGCTGCTGTCGGAGCCGCTGGCCGCCAAGCATGGCTTCCTGTCCCCCGGGTACAAGGAGGCCTTCGGCCGCGGCCTGCAGAGGCACCACAGCGCGGAGGCCGCCGTGCCCGGGCCTCCGAGGGCCACCGCCTTGTCCAGCGGCTCCACGCGCAGCCCTCGTGCCTTCCGGGCCGAGGCCGCCGCCATCACGGCCACCGCCGTGCACAAAGCCACGGCCTCTGCCACAGAGGCCAAGTACATCGAGAAGAGCTCCCCGGTGCCCGAGGCCATCCTCACTGTGACACCCGCGGCCACCACACTGAGGGCCGAGGCCGAGAAAGGCCGCCCGTACGGCGAGCACCGCCACTCGTACCCTGGCTCCCACCCGGCCGAGCCCCCCGCACCACCGCTGCCTCCGCCCGTCCACGAGGCCCTGGGTGGCCGCAAGGCGTCCATCCTGGAGCCGCTGACCCGGCCACGGCCACGGGACCTGGCCTACTCCCAGCTGTCCCCTCAGTATCACAACCTGAGCTACTCGTCCAGCCCCGAGTACGCCTGCCGGGCCACCCCGAGCCTCTGGGAGCGGCTGAGACTGAACCGCCGGCGACACAAGGATGACGAAGAGGTCATGGCGGCCGGCCACGCCCTCCGCAAGAAAGTCCAGTTCGCCAAAGACGAGGACCTGCACGACATCCTGGACTACTGGAAGGGGGTGTCTGCCCAGCACAAGTCCTGAGTCACGCGCCACGCCGGCCACCCGGTCCCCTCCACCCCACTGGACCAACAGGGACTCACGTTCCACCGCGGCGACCGTGACACACTGACCACGGCACCCAGCTCGTGGACACGCGCGGCAAGGGCGGAGTCGGGGCCTGGGGGACCTCGGGGAGGGCGGGGGGCCGGGGGGCCGGCGGGCGCACGGGTGGATGGTGACCGGTCCACGTCTCGATGCTCGTCTAGCCTGCGCCGCGATGTCACCCCGTCACCTGGCGTGGACACGCCGTCCACGCGCACACGCACGCAGGGGACTCCGGAAAACTGTGTCTTAGGGCGGGGGTGGCGGCCGGGATTTTCACTCATCTTcggtttttcctcttcctctctgtttccttcctttttaaaaaagtcacaaAAGTCAAATTCTCTTCGCCGCGGCCACTGTGGCCCCCGCGCGTGGCCTCCCGGCCAGTGGTTTTCGGTGACTGTTCCGTCTGTCCCTGTGGCCACCACAGAGGGACAGAGTGGACGCAGGTGGCCGAGTGGCCTCTGAAGCCTGCGGCGCGGGACTCGGGGGCAGGGGCCGGCGGGGCGGAGGCTGTGCCTGTGGACGGACAGACGGACGGGTCGGGGTGGCGGGAAGGGTGTGGGCTGGGAAGCACTGTGTGTCCCCACCGTCCCCGTCCCGGTGAACACTGTAGCCGGTTCTGCTGTACAGAAAAAATTTCTATATTTGCAACGTTTGCTGTAAAAcgagaaagaaaaaagcagactATGCCACTTAAAAAACTGGAAAGGACAAACCCGAACTTCCGTCTGTCGTAGGTTTTGTTACCGCGGCTCTGGGGACAGGGTGGGGGTCTTCTGTGTCCACGGCTGAGTGGTGGCCATGGGTGGGTGGAGGTGACCCATAGGGAGGCTGGTGACCCCAGGTTCGGTGGCTTTGAGGTCCAGAGCTGGCACGGACGGGGCGGGAAGGGGGGGCATCAGAGGGTCACAGATGCAGAGCCCTGGGCGTGCGGGGTCTCGGCGGGGGGACCCCAAGGCCCAATGCCACCAGGCTCCCCACAGCTGAGGGGTGGACGGGCCTAGGACAGCCAGGGGACCTGGGACAGTGGTGTAGGTCTGTGCATGCCGTGGTTGGAAGGTGTGTCTTTTGGGGGGCTCTGAAATGTTGGGAGACCCCCACGCCTCCACCAGGAGCCGAGACCCCACTCTCACCCCCCAGTGGAGCCCTCCTCACCCCCTGCCCGGCAGCCCCGTCCCGTGCAGAGTCCACGCTGGGCAGCGCTGGCTCGTCCCCCTGCGAGGCTGCCTACTGCTGAGGCCTGGCTCACCCCATTCTCCCCTAGACCCCAGCGAAGATCGAGGCTGGCCAGGGCGACCCCGTCACAGCCCTGTGGTCCCTGCCAGCGTGAGGGGGCCCAGCGGTGCGTCCATCCCAGGAGAGGAGGCCAGGGCTCTGCAGGGAAGGAGCATCTCGCCCTGTCCCCTCCCCCGTGTGGCCCTCGGTGGCTCTCTGGTCTGATGCTGGTGGACGGAAACCTCATGCCCCAATGCCATGCCCTGCCCTCCCCGGGACTCATCCCTTGTACCCCGAAAGGTTCTGGGGCTGAGCTGCCACCCCCTCGCCCAGGGTAACCCCTGCTccgagctttttttttttgttagactgggatttgaactcaggacgtcaCTCTTTCAAAGCAGGCGCTCTGTCATGTCCTCAGATGTTTTTGGAGCtgggggtctcgctttttgcccaggtcggCCTGGATCCCgatcctattttatgtttcctgctgTCACGGGGGTGACagtcacacaccaccatgcccagcttttctgttgagatggggtctcttgaactccaTCCCCCaccctggaacctcaatcctcctgatctcggtctCCCAAGACAGACACAAGACGTGAGGCGGCCAGACCTGGACCACGGAGGCCACAGGGTCCTGGGGACttagggggaggaagagaagcatGGGGGGacggggagggaggaggaaggcagggagtGGTCCTCGAGGAGCCACCTCAGTGACGGGACTGACCCCTCTCCTCGTATCTCCTTCCAGCCTAGGGTCAGAAACCCCACACAGCCCCAGGGCCACCTCTGGCTCCCGCGTCCCCTGGGGGCCACAGAACTGCGGACATGGCCTCTCTGCCCTCCTCAGGGGGCTTCCAGCCCAGGTGGCCTCAGTGGCCCCTCCACAGGAAGCCACTACTGGGGATGATGTACCCCGGGCCTCGCCGTTTGACCCGCCAGGCCCCAGGCCAGCCCCTTCCCCAGCTCTGCACCCTCCAGAGGGTCCCAGAGGGCAGCGGGGACCTGATGGCGTCAGCTGCCTGGACAGAATGCTGTGGTCAGGCCCGGGCTGGGGGCGGGGGTAGCCGGGGGCGACCCAGGGCTGGTGGGCAGAGGTCCAGAGAGCAGCCTGCTTTGCGAAGGTCACATAGCCGCTCTGGTCATGGGACAGAAGGTGACCAGGCCTCCTCAGTTGAGGACGTAAAATGGTTTATTTATAGGGGAttgggaagaaagacagagaagagggGTGTCAGCCCCATGGGCCAGGCAGCTGGCCAGACATGGCAGGGCTGGAAAGGGACAAAGAGACAGGTGACAGGAGCACCGTGGGGGCCAAGCCAGCACTCAAAGCCGTCCACGGGAGCCACCACCTCCATTCTGCGTGTGTGCCCCACACCTGGCCCCAAACACCACCTCGTCCTTGCTGAAAGAGGCCAGGGTGGAGTTGGCAAGGCAGCAGGAGACATACGCATTCATTaggcacctactgtgtgcagggCTCAGTGCCCATCCCTGGGTGGACCCAGGAGTGTCCAGTCCTCGGCTTTCTGGGAGCTCACAGGGGTGGCGGAGAGACACTGGACATGAGGACATGGCCAGCTCTGGGCAGCACAGTGCGTGCGGCTCCAGTAAGGGTGGGAGAACCCAGGAGGGCTTCCTGGGGGTGGTGTTagggggaggaaaggggaaacCATGGATAGGATGGGGTGGAGGCCGATGGTGAACGGCGTCTGGCTGAGCGtgggggaggatgaaggaaacATGGCGGAGGGGGCTGGCTCAGAGCTCAAAGTGGTTTCCAGGGGCCGCCCCAGAGAGCAGCTCGTTTGTCTGCAGGATGG contains:
- the Elfn1 gene encoding protein ELFN1, producing MAGRGWSLLWACVAAATLLHAGGVAQGDCWLIEGDKGFVWLAICSQNQPPYEAIPQQMNATIVDLRLNENRIRSVQYASLSRFGNLTYLNLTKNEIGYIEDGAFSGQFNLQVLQLGYNRLRNLTEGMLRGLGKLEYLYLQANLIEVVMSSAFWECPNIVNIDLSMNRIQQLGSATFAGLAKLSVCELYSNPFYCSCELLGFLRWLAAFTNATQTHDRVQCESPPVYAGYFLLGQGQHGTHSILSKLQSVCTEDSYAVEVAGPRLASGGPQPGRSQPPPRPPPPPPPPLLPEEPSDPPCSEDECFSGDGTTPLVTLPTLATQAEARPLMKVKQLTQNSATITVQLPSPFNRMYTLEHFNNSKSSTVSKLTRAQEDIRLTNLYTLTNYTYCVVSTSSGTHHNHTCLTICLPKPPSPPGPVPSPSTATHYIMTTLGCLFGMVLVLGAVYYGLRKRRRRDEAHKKAAAVAAGGGLKKTIVELKYGPEMEAPGLAPLSQGPLLGPEAVARIPYLPAAASEVDQYKLVDSGETPKATKGHYMEVRTGDPAEHRDCELGRPGPDSQSSVAEISTIAKEVDKVNQIINNCIDALKSESTPFQGAKSGAACTAEPQLVLLSEPLAAKHGFLSPGYKEAFGRGLQRHHSAEAAVPGPPRATALSSGSTRSPRAFRAEAAAITATAVHKATASATEAKYIEKSSPVPEAILTVTPAATTLRAEAEKGRPYGEHRHSYPGSHPAEPPAPPLPPPVHEALGGRKASILEPLTRPRPRDLAYSQLSPQYHNLSYSSSPEYACRATPSLWERLRLNRRRHKDDEEVMAAGHALRKKVQFAKDEDLHDILDYWKGVSAQHKS